The bacterium genomic sequence AGCAGCAGCAAGGTGACCAGGACCAGGGGCAGGATCTCCACCACCGCGAAGACCAGGTTGTGCTTCCCGAAGAAGATCCAGGGCCAGAGTGCGTTCAGGGCGAGCTGGAGGACGAAAAGGAGCCAGGGGAACCGAAAACGCCCGCGCCCCCCCCTCCAGGCCAGGACGGAAGCGATCCCCATCAGGAGATAGAGGAGGGGCCAGACCAGGCTGAAGACGAACCCCGGAGGGGTGAACTCCGGTTTGACCAAGCCTTCGTACCAGTCCCCGGGCCGGAAGAAAAATCCGGAGAGCCCGGGGAGAAAGGAA encodes the following:
- a CDS encoding tryptophan-rich sensory protein; its protein translation is MKACTAVILVVLSFLPGLSGFFFRPGDWYEGLVKPEFTPPGFVFSLVWPLLYLLMGIASVLAWRGGRGRFRFPWLLFVLQLALNALWPWIFFGKHNLVFAVVEILPLVLVTLLLLLEYARRRPAAGLLLVPYLLWLLFAMLLAYRFFLLNPV